From a single Apium graveolens cultivar Ventura chromosome 2, ASM990537v1, whole genome shotgun sequence genomic region:
- the LOC141695727 gene encoding uncharacterized protein LOC141695727, with protein MDLMLEDLIGPLTIEVANQDRVLVSQFSPKCKLEIHEHSFSADLIPFELREFDLILGMDWLSQHKENTDCKKRNFVMYTENNVRINNQGQKQEKKFLLILKAKKILRQGCETYLAHIVDTEKDAPNLDEILIVREFPDIFRDELPGLPPDHEIEFSID; from the coding sequence ATGGATTTAATGTTGGAAGACTTAATTGGGCccttgaccatagaagtggctaatcaGGATAGGGTTTTAGTGAGCCAATTTTCTCCTAAATGTAAATTAGAAATCCACGAGCATTCTTTTTCAGCGGacctaatacccttcgagttaAGGGAGTTTGATCTGATTCttggaatggattggttatcccaGCATAAGGAAAATACTGATTGTAAGAAAAGGAATTTTGTGATGTATACCGAGAATAATGTCAGGATAAATAATCAAGGACAGAAACAGGAAAAGAAATTTCTTTTGATACTGAAAGCAAAGAAAATATTGAGACAAGGATGCGAAACCTACTTAGCCCATATTGTAGACACTGAGAAAGATGCACCTAATCTGGACGAGATTCTAATAGTTAGGGAATTTCCAGATATTTTTCGAGATGAGTTGCCAGGATTGCCACCAGATCATGAGATCGAGTTTTCTATTGATTAA